One window from the genome of Garra rufa chromosome 1, GarRuf1.0, whole genome shotgun sequence encodes:
- the nkiras2 gene encoding NF-kappa-B inhibitor-interacting Ras-like protein 2 — MGKSCKVVVCGQGSVGKTAVLEQLLYANHVVGSETMETLEDIYIGSVETDRGTREQVRFYDTRGLRDGQEFPRHYFTFADGFVLVYSIDSKESFKRVEALKKEIDRCRDKKEVTIVVVGNKLDLQDQRRVDSEAAQQWARQEKVRLWEVSVTDRRSLIEPFVHLASKMTQPQSKSTFPLSRNKNKGSGSLDS; from the exons ATGGGCAAGAGCTGCAAGGTGGTGGTGTGTGGCCAGGGATCAGTGGGAAAAACTGCTGTTCTGGAGCAGCTACTGTACGCCAACCATGTTGTAG GTTCAGAGACCATGGAGACACTGGAGGACATTTACATTGGGTCTGTGGAAACGGACCGCGGCACCAGAGAACAGGTGCGGTTTTACGACACGCGCGGGCTGCGTGATGGTCAGGAGTTTCCGCGGCACTACTTCACTTTCGCCGACGGATTCGTGCTCGTCTACAGCATCGACAGCAAAGAGTCCTTCAAGCGGGTAGAGGCACTGAAGAAAGAGATCGACCGCTGCCGTGATAAAAAAGAG GTGACTATTGTTGTTGTGGGTAATAAGTTGGACCTGCAGGATCAGAGGAGAGTGGACAGCGAGGCGGCTCAACAGTGGGCCCGACAGGAGAAGGTCAGGCTGTGGGAGGTCTCTGTGACCGACAGACGATCGCTCATCGAGCCTTTTGTCCATCTGGCCAGCAAAATGACCCAGCCTCAGAGCAAATCCACCTTCCCACTCAGCCGCAACAAGAACAAGGGCAGCGGCTCCCTGGACAGCTAG